A genomic segment from Cutaneotrichosporon cavernicola HIS019 DNA, chromosome: 7b encodes:
- a CDS encoding uncharacterized protein (zinc finger), whose translation MDDHDMDSPPASRARGRISPPSSRHARGRRAGGQGSSAARGSSSPHYAYSDDESGQGEMAVDDDIDELLSPDPRAADDRGDDRVDDRVDDDDDEEGGDTGKTEGQRECLWEGCNEMLEDQAELVKHVQEAHIGAGRQPYACLWATCSRLGQRQASRHALLTHMRSHTGEKPYACPEPGCGRTFTRSDAMNKHVKSIHAPGARPRRREEVVIDAEEPKTADRDLAKDDDLAEVIVRLRSRDRIHYKAENAEEEASVRYMRETRPGGAPARNRRGRKNAASDSDEFDEGAGKKYPNKRKVDGYLIDQGDNEVPLMSRSRWQAKYVMAKAKLMLVDEENKMRREELLYWEEEEKRMMAQLGLGSTFRPIQIPDSPEPEPHHREPRETRETRTERWSAAHRPPDSRRSRGGHSSPEPRRRTSGRRSAKHEPATLDDELYEAAMG comes from the exons ATGGACGACCATGACATGGACTCTCCGCCCGCCAGCCGTGCCAGAGGCCGCATCTCAcccccttcctctcgcCACGCCAGGGGGCGTCGGGCGGGCGGCCAGGGGAGCTCGGCCGCTCGCGGCTCGTCAAGCCCTCACTACGCCTATtcagacgacgagagcggccaaggcgagatggccgtcgacgatgacATAGACGAGCTACTCTCGCCCGACCCCCGCGCGGCTGACGATCGCGGAGACGATCGCGTTGATGATCGCGTtgatgacgatgatgacgaggagggtggcGATACCGGCAAGACTGAGGGACAGCGCGAGTGCCTGTGGGAAGGATGCAACGAGATGCTCGAGGACCAGGCAGAGCTTGTCAAGCATGTCCAGGAGG CACACATTGGGGCGGGACGGCAGCCATACGCGTGTCTCTGGGCCACATGCTCTCGACTCGGACAGCGGCAGGCTAGCCGGCACGCACTGCTCACGCACATGCGTTCACACACTGGCGAGAAGCCGTATGCTTGTCCTGAGCCTG gctgTGGACGGACGTTTACTCGCTCCGACGCGATGAACAAGCATGTCAAGTCGATCCACGCTCCAGGTGCACGTCCGAGACGgcgtgaggaggtggtgaTCGACGCTGAGGAGCCGAAGACTGCGGACCGCGACttggccaaggacgacgatcTGGCAGAGGTGATTGTACGCCTGCGTTCCCGCGACCGCATCCACTACAAGGCCGAAAACGCGGAAGAAGAGGCCTCGGTGCGGTACATGCGCGAAACGCGGCCTGGAGGGGCACCGGCGCGCAACAGGCGTGGACGCAAGAACGCGGCGTCGGACAGcgacgagtttgacgaGGGCGCTGGCAAAAAGTATCCCAACAAGCGCAAGGTTGACGGATACCTGATTGACCAGGGCGACAACGAGGTGCCTCTCATGAGCCGGTCACGGTGGCAGGCGAAATACGTCatggccaaggccaagctcatgctcgtcgacgaggagaacaAGATGCGCCGCGAAGAGCTGCTCTAttgggaagaggaggagaagcgcatGATGGCCCAGTTAGGACTTGGCAGCACGTTCCGTCCCATCCAGATTCCTGATTCGCCTGAGCCCGAGCCGCACCATCGCGAGCCTCGCGAGACCCGAGAGACTCGCACAGAACGCTGGTCGGCGGCCCACCGCCCGCCAGACTCGCGCCGCAGTCGTGGCGGCCACAGCTCGCCTGAGCCACGCAGAAGGACGAGCGGGCGGCGCAGTGCCAAGCACGAGCCTGCGACTCTGGACGATGAGCTGTATGAGGCGGCGATGGGATAA
- a CDS encoding uncharacterized protein (Methylmalonate-semialdehyde dehydrogenase) → MLRSVRLTSTTLRAARGYASTAAHPVTGGASQLSPLAAKAAEEVSSKWKGTSALGGNTKNYIGGEFVESSCSKWVEVHDPSSQTLLTRVPETTEAEFNAAVGAAAEAYKTWSQTSIMRRQRVMFELMNLIRQHTPEIAQSIVLEQGKTFADAQGDVGRGLQVVEAATAVTSGLLGDKLEVTTDMDTYSRRHPLGVTAAITPFNFPAMIVLWSAALATVTGNTLVVKPSERDPGATMIIAELAAKAGLPDGVLNVVHGTAPTVNRVCDHPDIKAISFVGGDAAGKHIYDRAIVQGKRVQANLGAKNHCVVMPDANKNLTLNAIAGAAFGAAGQRCMALSVAIFVGESRAWIPELIERAKGLKVSGGFEQGADLGPVISPQAKERIEGLIASVETEGGKILLDGRGVEVPGYPAGNFVGPTVVEVDTNMSAYKNEIFGPVLNIISAETLDEAVAIINRNKYGNGAAIFTTNGATGRKFEIQAEPGQIGINVAIPVPLPMFNWSGSKGSFMGDIPFYGKTGLDFYTTRKTTTALWPHEDASHAEAAVAMPQIH, encoded by the exons ATGCTTCGTTCCGTCCGtctcacctccaccaccctccgcgccgctcgtGGCTACGCGTCGACCGCCGCTCACCCCGTGaccggcggcgcgtcgcaGCTCTcgcccctcgccgccaaggccgccgaggaggtctCGTCCAAGTGGAAGGGTAcctcggcgctcggcggcaaCACCAAGAACTACATTGGTGGCGAGTTTGTTGAGTCGTCGTGCTCCAagtgggtggaggtccACGACCCC TCCTCGCAGACGCTCCTTACCCGTGTTCCCGAGaccaccgaggccgagttcAACGCTGCTGTCGgtgccgctgccgaggccTACAAGACCTGGTCGCAGACCTCGATCAtgcgccgccagcgcgtcATGTTCGAGCTGATGAACCTCATCCGCCAGCACACCCCTGAGATTGCCCAGTCGATCGTTCTCGAGCAGGGCAAGACCTTTGCCGACGCCCAGGGCGACGTTGGCCGTGGTCtccaggtcgtcgaggccgctACCGCCGTCACCTCGGGTCTCCTTGgtgacaagctcgaggtcaCCACCGACATGGACACCTactcgcgccgccacccccTCGGTGTCACTGCCGCCATCACCCCCTTCAACTTCCCCGCCATGATCGTTCTCTGGTCGgctgccctcgccaccgTCACCGGCAACACCCTTGTTGTCAAGCCCTCGGAGCGTGACCCCGGAGCCACCATGATCATTGCtgagctcgccgccaaggccggccTCCCCGACGGTGTCCTCAACGTCGTTCACGGCACTGCCCCCACCGTCAACCGTGTCTGCGACCACCCCGACATCAAGGCCATCTCGTTCGTTGGTGGTGACGCCGCAGGCAAGCACATCTACGACCGTGCCATTGTCCAGGGCAAGCGTGTCCAGGCCAACCTTGGTGCCAAGAACCACTGTGTCGTCATGCCCGACGCCAACAAGaacctcaccctcaacgCTATTGCGGGTGCCGCGTtcggcgccgccggccAGCGCTGCATGGCCCTCTCGGTCGCCATCTTTGTCGGCGAGTCGCGTGCTTGGATCCCCGAGCTCAttgagcgcgccaagggcCTCAAGGTCTCGGGTGGCTTTGAGCAGggcgccgacctcggcccCGTCATCTCCCCccaggccaaggagcgCATTGAGGGCCTCATCGCGTCGGTCGAGACTGAGGGCGGCAAGAtcctccttgacggccGTGGTGTCGAGGTTCCCGGCTACCCCGCCGGCAACTTTGTCGGCCCcaccgtcgtcgaggtcgacaccAACATGAGCGCCTACAAGAACGAGATCTTCGGCCCTGTGCTCAACATCATCTCAGCCGAGaccctcgacgaggctgtTGCCATCATCAACCGCAACAAGTACGGTAACGGTGCCGCCATCTTCACCACCAACGGTGCTACTGGCCGCAAGTTTGAGATCCAGGCCGAGCCCGGACAGATCGGCATCAACGTCGCCATCCCCGTTCCCCTCCCCATGTTCAACTGGTCGGGCTCCAAGGGCTCGTTCATGGGCGACATTCCCTTCTACGGCAAGACTGGTCTCGACTTCTACACCACTCGCAAGACCACCACTGCCCTCTGGCCCCACGAGGACGCTTCgcacgccgaggccgccgtcgccatgCCCCAGATCCACTAA
- a CDS encoding uncharacterized protein (Endonuclease that specifically degrades the RNA of RNA- DNA hybrids) yields the protein MSPVDPVNLDPIPSLLDSYTFHSVLPDDFDQSSEQNKEGWIMGIDEAGRGPVLGPMVYAAAYCPVAFKPTLEDLGFDDSKALSAEAISANMLRRVPINLNQQAQDATMGLIRDALDRGLNIRECFVDALGPSQIWQDRLSAAFPTIKFLVCPKADSLFKIVGAASIIAKVTRDRYIEHWTDPEGPPLATREGELVIRGSGYPSDPKTQAFLREHVDPVFGYRGMVRFSWATIRVLLEKHSAACAWADDVQQPSAKAYFANPDKGRSKMWQDLGISAVGEL from the exons ATGTCACCAGTAGACCccgtcaacctcgacccGATTCCGTCGCTCCTCGACTCTTACACCTTCCACTCGGTGCTGCCCGACGACTTTGACCAGTCGTCGGAACAGAACAAGGAAGGATGGATTATGGGCATTGACGAGgcagggcgagggc cggTGCTGGGTCCCATGGTCTACGCGGCGGCATACTGTCCAGTTGCATTCAAGCCGACGCTTGAGGACCTCGGTTTCGATG ACTCCAAGGCACTGTCCGCCGAG GCAATCTCGGCCAATATGCTGCGCCGCGTGCCGATCAACTTGAACCAGCAAGCGCAGGATGCGACGATGGGCCTCATCCGTGATGCTCTCGACCGCGGTCTGAACATCCGCGAG TGCTTTgttgacgcgctcggcccTAGCCAGATCTGGCAGGACCGATTGAGCGCTGCGTTCCCGACAATCAAATTTCTGGTGTGTCCCAAGGCCGACAGTTTGTTCAAGATTGTTGGCGCGGCTTCGATCATTGCAAAAGTCACTCGCGACCGGTATATTGAACACTGGACTGATCCAGAGGGACCACCATTGGCCACCAGGGAGGGAGAGTTGGTGATCCGCGGAAGCGGATATCCATCGG ACCCAAAGACGCAAGCCTTTCTGCGTGAACACGTCGATCCCGTGTTCGGGTACCGCGGAATGGTTCGTTTCTCGTGGGCTACGATCCGAGTGCTGCTCGAAAAGCACAGCGCGGCATGCGCGTGGGCCGACGATGTGCAACAGCCCTCGGCCAAGGCCTATTTCGCAAACCCGGATAAAGGACGGTCCAAGATGTGGCAGGACCTTGGCATCTCGGCTGTAGGCGAGCTGTGA
- a CDS encoding uncharacterized protein (DNA repair protein endonuclease SAE2/CtIP C-terminus) has protein sequence MSSLEEDKERLQAELAALKREASETRVANATALEEQQRTLAATARLQADLEALQVAYSGAVDDQEHFQAGEAMAADEAQQLGPLRRALCFKDERIHELEEEVRRANDSAAAQVEMEQVVSAGLRERIGRLERRLRDKSSEDRARTASAESEHELAVMREQLERARRESQDARDALSKEVRTSTRERRRVETAEDALRDAREEARHIREAVDERDGLRLKIAVLEQEGNKTPSALQPVSPNTLKDAAPGGVPSPSKQNIRLQRELAHIQSQHAALKAAHDKLRVEYTHLSAKRDKDRQHFKDFHAVYMARKEAKRKRRETGAVLPSELSEAGATPPGPSSHQSSALGKSSPAIQAGDAGDDEVEPPAKRVRPSPPHGLEKKATELALDAPPPAVRRSRSESPAPDPASPPVPSLPGPRPEGPEPLLAVAPTKPRVSSTTAQASTPVISRTTHASTPARPGAAMSTPNARPGPSMSTPTLSTRTPTGLTRQASRVTPWLGGKVSQPRASTSSRKPARRDSFGSDDEAPSPAPSRHPLVRDRTGTSTMLRKTLQRSAQGTGKVESPSTDSLSKLDFEGLNAAERAAERKRLASLSAAERRQVYAPYKGNGRYVAPDDVKKTFADEFEINPARNEGVTHQYDAVVRNRDARKQMHGGDCECCRDYYDAVGDIPIFHGAPAWRDDPAERAVDIEDHQNRVSRHREVWRRPPTPPDYWKIAFPTTQEVESVNRRADEMTAAREAEVRREAAHKDSKWRKRV, from the exons ATGTCCAGCCTCGAGGAAGACAAGGAGAGGCTGCAGGCCGAGTTGGCCGCGTTGAAACGCGAGGCATCTGAGACGCGTGTAGCGAATGCGActgccctcgaggagcaaCAGCGCACATTAGCTGCCACGGCGCGACTGCAGGCCGATCTGGAAGCGCTGCAAGTAGCGTACAGTGGAGCTGTGGACGACCAGGAGCACTTCCAGGCCGGCGAGGCGATGGCTGCTGACGAGGCGCAACAACTTGGTCCGCTTCGGCGCGCGTTATGCTTCAAGGACGAGCGTATtcacgagctcgaggaggaggtgcgccGGGCCAATGATTCGGCGGCGGCCCAAGTCGAGATGGAGCAAGTCGTTTCTGCAGGCCTGCGCGAGCGGATTGGCCgtctcgagcgccgactTCGCGACAAGAGCAGCGAGGATCGTGCGCGAACCGCGAGTGCCGAAAgcgagcacgagctcgcggtTATGCGGGAGCAGCTGgagcgggcgaggagagagagCCAGGACGCGCGCGATGCCCTCTCCAAGGAAGTAAGGACCAGTacgcgcgagcgccgacgTGTCGAAACGGCAGAGGATGCACTACGTgatgcgcgcgaggaggcgcgtcACATccgcgaggcggtggaTGAGCGTGACGGGCTGCGGTTGAAGATTGCAGTCCTCGAGCAGGAAGGGAACAAGAC GCCCAGCGCACTACAGCCCGTGTCCCCGAATACTCTAAAGGACGCCGCTCCGGGCGGTGTACCGTCGCCGTCGAAGCAGAATATCCGCCTccagcgcgagctcgcccacATCCAGTCCCAACAtgcggcgctcaaggcggcTCACGACAAGCTGCGCGTCGAGTACACCCACCTCTCTGCCAAGCGTGACAAGGACCGTCAACATTTCAAAGACTTCCACGCAGTGTACATGGCCCGCAAGGAGGCAAAACGTAAGCGGCGCGAGACTGGGGCCGTATTGCCTAGCGAACTGTCGGAGGCGGGTGCCACGCCACCAGGCCCGTCGTCTCACCAAAGCTCGGCGCTCGGCAAGAGCTCGCCTGCAATTCAGGCTGGTGATGCtggagatgacgaggtcgaaCCCCCAGCCAAGCGGGTACGACCTAGCCCGCCTCACGGACTCGAGAAGAAAGCCACAGAACTGGCTTTAGATGCTCCACCGCCAGCGGTACGGCGTTCAAGGTCAGAATCGCCGGCGCCAGACCCAGCCTCTCCGCCGGTACCGTCGCTACCCGGCCCACGGCCTGAGGGACCAGAACCACTCCTGGCCGTCGCTCCCACCAAGCCTCGCGTTTCATCCACCACCGCACAAGCGTCGACACCAGTCATCTCCAGAACGACACACGCCTCTACACCAGCACGACCTGGCGCGGCCATGTCCACCCCAAATGCTAGGCCAGGTCCTTCCATGTCGACCCCAACCCTCTCTACTAGAACGCCGACAGGTTTAACGCGCCAAGCGTCGCGCGTCACCCCATGGCTTGGAGGCAAGGTCAGTCAAccgcgcgcctcgacctcgtctcGCAAGCCCGCTCGCCGCGACTCGTTTGggagcgacgacgaagcCCCAAGCCCTGCGCCTTCGCGCCATCCGCTAGTCCGCGACAGGACAGGCACAAGTACCATGCTGCGCAAGACGTTGCAGCGCTCGGCCCAGGGCACGGGGAAAGTCGAATCGCCAAGTACCGACTCGctctccaagctcgactttgagggTCTGAATGCCGCCGAGCGGGCGGCGGAACGTAAACGCCTGGCGTCCTTGTCAGCTGCTGAGCGGAGGCAAGTCTATGCGCCATATAAGGGTAATGGCCGATATGTCGCGCCTGACGATGT gaaGAAGACATTTGCGGACGAATTCGAGATTAACCCTGCACGGAATGAAGGTGTCACGCATCAGTACGATGCGGTTGTGCGGAaccgcgacgcgcgcaagcaGATGCATGGCGGCGACTGCGAGTGTTGTCGTGAT TACTATGACGCAGTGGGCGATATACCCATCTTCCATGGAGCGCCAGCGTGGCGTGATGACCCGGCCGAGAGAGCCGTCGATATTGAGGACCACCAGAACCGCGTATCTCGGCATCGCGAGGTGTGgcgccgcccgccgacgccgccggaTTACTGGAAGATTGCGTTTCCCACAACGCAAGAGGTCGAGAGTGTCAACCGCCGCGCTGACGAGATGACGGCCGCGCGAGAGGCCGAGGTACGCCGCGAGGCTGC ACACAAGGACAGTAAGTGGCGCAAGCGAGTGTAG
- the NDE1 gene encoding uncharacterized protein (regulation of microtubule motor activity): MSALYGTPPHSATSNGFNLSSPSPFKVDDDDDIAFDSPKEEASYYRDKYRVAVDLLNETRAELDEFQLSSRELEQELEKELEATEAKHADLQERIQRLETDKDEWKNKFIALQKQHSSTVSTMQLEMDNLRSERDKTLVAIRDLEMGNDELESMHRVTHSSLLDMEIKYNRSIEEKTLLEQEVIAKQELDEECQRLKDDVRDANNEIAILRDRLARAVVPTPPSSDAPMSPMMDMYTRSDAPSPTLTDGSAATHRSSPSATATGRTDRSPTVTPRTVRQSPRIPRSTTTPVLASPNVRRTLPAPSPSGIPALTRSTTTRNLAPNEAAPMRRTFTTANLSGQTTKTKGLRLLQDIQTRLKATDDRLGARMPKRSVIPPRKSTLPSSTTVSTVPATNAQHTRVAALSKPPPGANVTPTGGNASVLSPSWVMLSDPEDTPPAHPGPHRKHDPSSPLEPTRGVGANMLPKRPGIPSPLAPQLGRSHRGSPGHTPAASARTLHKSHRASGRQQLSLSTGLNGPLAGRSSLSQSVRAGVPLMSSQTQAHTRSSSRSGAISPSFIPEPSRRASIGSQILSPTDSLVSFGQSISGRSSRADHSRNVSADLRALSRSSMRPPSSLDIRPASRSDMRPASRSDMRPSSRTEMRIVSRSDMMRPRSRIGSVDERGERVVSRGTQSTGPRPLGRGPAPGMGGLQMAQSASTTSVASGVSAASGISAASAQSSLSAASTRSNTSNVSIGTRGAHASMPAPGTKAMRRPPRRSSVGVNDAGARPSSIPGPKTPVGARPTSVPFMDTPPPPMPRIPSHHLRRG, encoded by the exons ATGTCGGCCTTGTACGGCACCCCACCTCACTCTGCAACCTCAAACGGCTtcaacctctcctccccatctcccTTCAAAGtagacgacgacgatgacatTGC CTTCGACTCTCCAAAGGAGGAAGCTTCGTACTACCGCGACAAGTATCGCGTTGCCGTAGACTTGCTCAACGAaacgcgcgccgagctcg ACGAGTTTCAACTCTCATCACGAGAACTCGAGCAAGAACTCGAAAAGGAACTAGAGGCAACAGAGGCAAAGCATGCAGACCTCCAAGAGCGCATCCAACGCCTCGAGACAGACAAGGACGAATGGAAG AACAAATTCATTGCTCTCCAGAAGCAGCACTCGTCCACTGTCAGTACCATGCAACTCGAGATGGACAACTTGCGCTCCGAGCGTGACAAGACACTCGTCGCAATTCGCGACTTGGAGATGGGCAacgatgagctcgagagcATGCATCG tgtAACACATTCGTCACTGCTCGATATGGAGATCAAGTACAATCGCTCTatcgaggagaagacgtTGCTTGAGCAAGAGGTCATCGCCAagcaggagctcgacgaggagtgTCAGCGTCTCAAAGATGACGTGCGCG ATGCCAACAACGAGATTGCCATCCTGCGCGACCGCTTGGCAAGAGCCGTGGTTCCTacaccaccttcctcggaCGCGCCGATGTCGCCCATGATGGACATGTACACGCGCTCCGacgctccttctcccacGCTCACGGACGGCTCTGCTGCAACACACAGGTCGTCACCGTCCGCGACAGCGACCGGCCGAACCGATCGCAGCCCGACTGTGACACCGCGGACCGTGAGACAATCGCCTCGCATCCCGCGCAGCACGACAACCCCCGTCTTAGCATCCCCGAACGTGAGAAGGACGCTTCCGGCGCCGTCCCCGTCTGGAATCCCAGCTCTCACAAGGAGTACGACGACGCGGAATCTCGCACCAAACGAAGCTGCGCCCATGCGCCGGACGTTTACCACGGCCAATCTCAGTGGTCAAACGACCAAGACAAAGGGCCTGCGCTTGCTCCAGGACATTCAAACACGTCTCAAGGCAACCGACGACCGCTTGGGTGCCCGCATGCCGAAACGGAGTGTCATACCGCCACGCAAGAGTACCCTCCCAAGCTCGACTACTGTATCGACTGTCCCTGCAACTAATGCGCAACACACCAGGGTGGCGGCATTATCCAAGCCACCACCTGGTGCAAATGTCACCCCAACTGGCGGCAACGCGAGCGTTCTCTCTCCGTCGTGGGTTATGCTATCGGACCCCGAGGACACTCCACCGGCCCATCCAGGCCCGCATCGGAAGCATGACCCTTCATCGCCGCTCGAGCCCACACGCGGTGTTGGGGCCAACATGCTTCCCAAGCGCCCGGGAATACCATCTCCACTCGCTCCACAACTCGGTCGGAGCCACCGTGGTTCACCTGGCCACACACCGGCGGCCTCCGCGCGGACCTTGCACAAGTCGCACCGCGCTTCTGGTCGTCAGCAACTCTCCCTCTCTACAGGCCTAAACGGGCCACTGGCAGGCAGGAGCTCGCTCTCGCAGTCAGTTCGCGCTGGCGTTCCACTCATGTCGTCGCAGACACAGGCGCacacgaggtcgtcgagccgGAGTGGAGCCATTAGTCCGAGTTTTATTCCCGAGCCCTCGCGGAGAGCCTCGATAGGCTCCCAGATCTTGAGTCCGACGGACTCGCTCGTGTCCTTCGGTCAGTCGATCTCGGGACGCTCGTCACGCGCAGACCACTCGCGCAACGTTTCGGCCGACCTCCGCGCCCTCTCCCGGTCGAGCATGCGTCCACCTTCCAGCTTGGACATACGGCCAGCATCGCGTTCGGATATGCGGCCAGCATCGCGTTCGGATATGCGGCCGTCGTCACGCACCGAGATGCGCATCGTGTCGCGCTCGGACATGATGcgcccgcgctcgcggataggcagcgtcgacgagcgcggcgagcgagtcgtATCCCGGGGAACGCAGAGCACCGGGCCCCGCCCGCTTGGCCGTGGCCCAGCCCCTGGAATGGGCGGGCTCCAGATGGCGCAGTCCgcatcgacgacgtcggtAGCGAGCGGCGTCAGTGCGGCTAGCGGGATaagcgccgcgagcgctcAGTCCAGCCTCAGCGCTGCGTCGACCCGTAGCAACACGAGCAACGTGAGCATCGGGACGAGAGGCGCGCACGCGTCGATGCCAGCCCCTGGCACCAAGGCGATGCGTCGcccgccgaggcgctcgagcgtcgGCGTCAACGACGCGGGTGCACGGCCGTCGAGCATCCCCGGACCGAAGACGCccgtcggcgcgcggccgacCTCCGTGCCCTTCATGgacacgccgccgccgcccatgccgcgCATCCCGAGCCACCACCTGCGCCGGGGTTAG